In Candidatus Moanabacter tarae, the genomic stretch GATACATGCAGGCTACTACCACGGGCGTGGAAGAATATTTGCAGGGGTCTTCGACGATCCAGAATTTACCTTTTGGCATAAAGACCGGTGATCACTGAAGCTCAGTGTAACAATATCGACGAACCAAGATAGACCGCGAGCGGTGCGACCTAAGAGTAGTTAAAGAGTCTACAACAAGCGGGTCCTTTGCTCTTAATGCGAAGATAGTGTGATACCCGATAATTTGGCAAAACTCCTGCTAGAGAGATATGATCTGAGAGACCAAATTCGACATGGGACCCGAAATAACTAAGGATGAGGCAGTGCCATTTCCCCTTATCCCGCCTTTTCCAACTCTTTGAAAATCTTTAATGGCCGCTCCAAACAAGCTCTCAAATCAGGCCTATCCACCTTTTCTTGATCGCCGCTCGATTGACCGTAACCCCACGCCGTTAGATTGAAAATCTCTTGGGTGGTAAATGGCATGTAGAAAGCCAGGTAGCCTTCGTACTTGATGTCTTTCAGTGCTTTAATAATTGCCCGATAATCAGCGTGGCCGGTTCCATGTTCCCGGTGATTGGTCTCATTCATGTGGAAGTGTTTGACGTAGCCGCCTGCAGCCCGGATGGCTTTGGGGATAGATCCCTCCCCAACGTTCATGTGGAAGACATCCGGTTGAATCCCAAGATTCGGCGCCCCAGATTCTTTGATGATATCCATAGCTTCGCTTAGAGTAGTCAGAACGCCCGGATAGCCTTCGTAGCAATTCAGGGGCTCAAATAATATTGATATCCCACGCTGCTCGGCATAGGGCAATATCTCCTGCATAGCGCCGATAAAATTTCTTTTCAGAGTTCCGATTGGAAGTTTAGGGAAAGGAACCTCGTAGACAGGGGGCTGGGCCGCGCAAATCTGAAAGAAAGTTGCATCCAATTTAGCTGCATAATCAATCGCTTTCCTAGCGTAGTTAATTCCTCTTCTTCGGGCCGCCTCATTATTACCCGCCAAATCTCGATCTTCACCGCCGTGGAAATAAGCCCAGGCCCCCAGTACTTCAGGAACCTCAAGCCCCAAGGAATCCACCAGCTCTCGAAGCTTCTTAGGATCCGCTCTGTCCGGTGCCCCCGGGAGATCCACACCGTCATAACCAACATCCTTGATTGCCGTTAAAACTTCTTCGGGCTCCTCCAAAACATCGTAGCCAATGAACCCCAAAGTATCGCAGACGACTGTGTATTTGAATGGCATGCGATAAGTCCTTTTTTCAGTATATCTTAATTGAAGTAATCGTTGATTTAATTTTCTAGTCCTGTTGCCCTCCTAGCTCAATGCCAAAGATGCTGCCAGCCAGTATTATGCTTCCGAGTTTAACGCCTAAATCCTTTGCAAAAGTGTACTAAATAGATCAGGAATCTTTCCCCTGATCATGGATCACTAATTGGGTGACAAATTGGGAGGGCTATTGCCGTAACCACCGGTAAAACTTACCGATTCAGATCTTTCCCAAGATCTGCCGAATAGAATCCCTGTCATTTCGATACGATAAATCATATAAAGAATAACATGCCTGAAAGGATTTCCAATGACATTTAAGAAAACCCCGTCTCCTCCTCTACTCCAAGGCTCCCTCGGTCCAGCTACAGTTACTGTTTTGGGAGCGAATGGCCTGCGTTTGACAGGGCTAAAAAGCTTTCACCTCGACGAAGGCCCAGATTATGCATGGCTCAATATTTATCGGACTCTAGCCGATAGACAACAACTCGAAATCACCCGGGATCGGGATCCCAGTAATTTTGGTGTATCTGGTAATGCAGTTGAAGTTCGTTGGGCACCTAATGATAGAATTCGTGGCTCGCTGTGGGCCCGCTACGAGATTGTCGATGAAGAAGATGCTATCGACGTAACTTTCGGTGCTGATCTTCAGGCAGCTTATGGAGATTTCGAACTTTTTATCGCCAACTATTTTACTCCCTACCATGTACCCCGCTTTGCCATAAGCGACAATCGAACTCATCCCGAAGGTAATATTTGGTATGAAAAACAATGGAATGGTGAAGGGGAAAATGAATCCTGGGCGCGAGACGAACAAGCGGAAAAAATTTTTCGGGATGGTCGCTGGCTGACAGGACACTCTCTCAACTGGCGCCGTGGACCTTTCTATACTCATCCTATCATGATTCAGGAGCACCGCTACGGTGGACACGCCATTGTCCTAATGGCCCGACGCCAAGACTGCTTCGGGATATCAGGATACAATTCTTATCACAATTCTCAGTACCTCCATCTGTGGGGCCGAGACGTTGCTGCTGGCGAACAGGTCTCAGTAACTGTACGGCTTTTACTCATAACTGAGTGGGAGGATCTACAGCGAGAAGCGATGATTCGATATGAGAAATGGCTGGAAAACTTCTGTCCTGACTAGCAAGTCTCGAATTTCATCTTGTATTATCTGATCCTTTTAAAAGCTCCTATTTGAAGGACTATTCCACACGGAACTTACGTGCACCTAATTAACAAACCGTCTCGAAGGTGACCCAATAATTTTATGGGGCGGGCGATTTGGCTAGTCACGGTAGATCTCGATATCCATCATCGCTCCTTCCCGCAATAGGTCATATTCGCTGAGCCTGAAACGTCCGAACAACTGGATGCCTCGGTCCCTCAATCTTTTATACTCCTCACTCGTCTTGGGATAGATGGCAGGCTCTACCGCTACGCCGTTGGCCAGAGCAATCTTGGTCACCCGCTCCATCGACCTTATGACTTCGGGATGTTCCCACTCCCCATGGAACCCGAGGTCTGCTGCCAAATCACCCGGTCCAAATACCACGGCATCCACCCAGTCGTTGGACAGCATGATTTCAGCATTCTGCACACCTAATCCAGATTCGATTTTAAGGATGAGTAGAGTCGCTTCATTTGCCTCCCTACAATAGCGTTCAGCGTCTTCATGCTGGTAATCGGCATTAGCTCCCATGGCCAATCCCCGTTCCCCTACCGGTGGATACTTCATCCACTGCACGAGCTCCCCCAACTGTTCAGGCGTTTCGGCATGGGACAGGCAAATCCCCAAAGCTCCTGAATCCAGAACGCGCGATACAAAAGGCCTACTCGGAACAATGGTCGTAACGATCGGGCAAAGTCCATTGTCTCGGGCCATGACTAGGAAATTCGTAAAAGTTTCCTCATTGTGCATGACATGTTCCGTCTCTACCAAAATCGTGTTATATCCAGCCTGAGATATAATCTTCAGAACCGAAGGACGGAGTGACTCAAAAACATTGAACCCTAAAATAGTATTCCCGTTCTTCAGGTCCTTTTTAACCTGGTTAGCTATAATGGGTTGTTCAATTGACATTTCTACTCTCTTACAAACGGGCAACTGCCAATGGGTATCGACGCTCTAACAGGAAACATCTAACAAAGCATTAATGTTAGGACAAGATCCAAATGATATGATCAGTCTAGGCTAAGAATTGAAAATTAGGGAGGAAGGAAAACGTAGATCCGTTGCCTACCCTAATAGCTCTGGCCATGGGCTCCCATCTATTAAGACTTTTGTAGAATAAATTTTGCACTATTTCTATTCTCGGATCGGGCAAACGCGTTAGCTAAAAATCTGTTCTTGCATTCCATGAAATGCTGAAACAATGCGGATTGAGTTTTATGAGATCCTTCGGTAATCATCCTCTTGTTCTATGAAAGTTGGGATAGTCGGCGCCGGTATATTTGGGATGGCAGCAGCACTAGAATCGATGCGCCGTGGCCATGAGACAACTCTATTTGAGTCCGGCCGTATACCTAATCCCAACGGATCCAGTACCGATGTTTCAAAGGCCATTCGACGTACCGGCTATGCTCATGAATCCTACATAGAACTGGTTATGAGGGCCGCTAAACAATGGCGCGAATGGAACAATCGTCTTGGTGATTCGATCTACTATCAGACAGGAACATTCATCATCCAAAATGGCTTCGATGAAGAAAATTTATTCCCATCTGGATGGGGAATGTTAGGTCAAATTGCCGAAGATGTATCCCAACTTACCCTATCCCAAGCCATGGATCGATTTCCCCAATTTGACGTAAGGCATGATGACAAGTTGTTTTTCGATCCTTGGGGCGGGTATCTAAGAAGCGGTGAGGCGCTTAAGAAATTGTCCGCAATTGCTCGTGAGGGTGGTGTAGTCGTTCGCGAGAATACAATGGTAACAGGAATAGAAGAAACCGCTTCTGGCGTTCGCATTATATGGGATTCCGAATCTTCTACTTTCGACCATGCTATCATAGCAACCGGACCTTGGGTGGCTAATCTCCTGCCACAAATCAAGGCTCGGATCCGTCTAACGCTGCAGCAAATGGCTTTCTTCCTACCAAAAGATGTATCTTCCTTCAATCGGGAAAAATTCCCGGTTTGGTCGGTTCACCATCCTGGCAACATATGGTACGGTTTTCCTTATCTACACGAGGGTTACTTAAAAGTAGCCGAAGATAATAAAGTAGTCGACACCACAGTTGATGTCGAACGGGAACCAACAGATGAATTTCTGAAACAGGCTTGGGAAATTGTTGCTGATCGTATTCCAAAGCTCTGTAATGGAAAGCTAATTGGTGGTCGATCCTGCCTTTACACCAACACCGAAGACGAACATTTTATTATAGATTGGGCTCCAGAACATGAGCGAGTATTGCTCGCCGGATGCGGATGCGGTCATGGCTTCAAATTCGGCGGCTCTATTGGACCTGTCATCATCGATGCTCTTGAAAATAAAGAAAACACTCTCGGAGATCTATTCAGAATTGGAGATCGGTTCGGCCCTATTTAATGCTTAAACTTTCTGAGTAGTAGAAAGTTCGGTGGAATCGGGAGCAGCAGAATGATTTAACAGAAACTGGGAAACAAAACCCCGTTCGAATCCGGCCTCAAACTTAATGCCATTAGAAAACCTTATTGTGTAAAGGAGCTCCACTTTTACCGTCTTTTGAACCAAATCCATTTAACGGATTATCTGTGACACACCTCCTCTGGAGGGGATTAAGGATGCTCAGGCTATGCAATCCATAAATCATGAGTAAGGAGCTCTTCCGATGTAAGTATTTCGGCACCCGTTGCTGTCACCAGCACAATAGCCTCTAGCCCAAATTTCTCCTCCGCTTCCCAGAAAGGATAGACTCCATTGAGAGT encodes the following:
- a CDS encoding D-tagatose 3-epimerase translates to MPFKYTVVCDTLGFIGYDVLEEPEEVLTAIKDVGYDGVDLPGAPDRADPKKLRELVDSLGLEVPEVLGAWAYFHGGEDRDLAGNNEAARRRGINYARKAIDYAAKLDATFFQICAAQPPVYEVPFPKLPIGTLKRNFIGAMQEILPYAEQRGISILFEPLNCYEGYPGVLTTLSEAMDIIKESGAPNLGIQPDVFHMNVGEGSIPKAIRAAGGYVKHFHMNETNHREHGTGHADYRAIIKALKDIKYEGYLAFYMPFTTQEIFNLTAWGYGQSSGDQEKVDRPDLRACLERPLKIFKELEKAG
- the rhmA_3 gene encoding 2-keto-3-deoxy-L-rhamnonate aldolase, which codes for MSIEQPIIANQVKKDLKNGNTILGFNVFESLRPSVLKIISQAGYNTILVETEHVMHNEETFTNFLVMARDNGLCPIVTTIVPSRPFVSRVLDSGALGICLSHAETPEQLGELVQWMKYPPVGERGLAMGANADYQHEDAERYCREANEATLLILKIESGLGVQNAEIMLSNDWVDAVVFGPGDLAADLGFHGEWEHPEVIRSMERVTKIALANGVAVEPAIYPKTSEEYKRLRDRGIQLFGRFRLSEYDLLREGAMMDIEIYRD
- the soxA_2 gene encoding Monomeric sarcosine oxidase, which translates into the protein MKVGIVGAGIFGMAAALESMRRGHETTLFESGRIPNPNGSSTDVSKAIRRTGYAHESYIELVMRAAKQWREWNNRLGDSIYYQTGTFIIQNGFDEENLFPSGWGMLGQIAEDVSQLTLSQAMDRFPQFDVRHDDKLFFDPWGGYLRSGEALKKLSAIAREGGVVVRENTMVTGIEETASGVRIIWDSESSTFDHAIIATGPWVANLLPQIKARIRLTLQQMAFFLPKDVSSFNREKFPVWSVHHPGNIWYGFPYLHEGYLKVAEDNKVVDTTVDVEREPTDEFLKQAWEIVADRIPKLCNGKLIGGRSCLYTNTEDEHFIIDWAPEHERVLLAGCGCGHGFKFGGSIGPVIIDALENKENTLGDLFRIGDRFGPI